The Pseudochaenichthys georgianus chromosome 24, fPseGeo1.2, whole genome shotgun sequence genome includes a region encoding these proteins:
- the LOC139433061 gene encoding uncharacterized protein isoform X2: MNQQISKTFRFRKSLYSNGDYDDQTGSLCGQGVSDESRVLNTQRSQRATLTQQTERLCAAEDARHAAVLERVRPREAAFSRSPDLSRRKRISLLDVPRLNWEYINKNQGRPESLDEEDHFWDKVLLAKTYAADRDRKPNWSSSFHRLSPVHPHIPSELRAIPLIDTPPPLLFLLLLLHPGEEPLACLCFLPEEQQTGCW, translated from the exons ATGAACCAACAAATATCAAAGACCTTCCGTTTTAGGAAGAGTTTATATAGTAATGGCGATTATGATGAT CAAACTGGTAGCCTATGTGGACAGGGGGTCTCAGATGAGTCCAGGGTCCTGAACACACAGAGGTCTCAGAGGGCCACATTGACCCAGCAGACGGAGAGGCTGTGCGCTGCAGAGGATGCGCGACACGCCGCTGTTCTGGAGAGAGTCAGACCTCGAGAAGCAGCTTTTTCCAGAAGTCCAGATCTCTCTCGGCGAAAGAGGATAAGCCTTCTCGATGTACCTCGTTTGAATTGGGAGTACATCAACAAAAACCAGGGCCGTCCTGAAAGTCTGGATGAGGAGGACCACTTTTGGGACAAGGTGCTTCTTGCCAAGACATATGCAGCAGACAGAGACAGGAAGCCAAACTGGTCTTCCTCTTTCCACCGCCTCAGCCCTGTTCACCCTCACATACCCAGTGAGCTGAGAGCCATTCCTCTGATAGATACACCCCCACCCCTCctcttcctgctgctgctcctccaCCCAGGAGAAGAGCCTCTCGCCTGCCTGTGTTTCCTGCCAGAGGAGCAG CAGACAGGGTGCTGGTGA
- the LOC139433061 gene encoding uncharacterized protein isoform X3, producing the protein MNQQISKTFRFRKSLYSNGDYDDQTGSLCGQGVSDESRVLNTQRSQRATLTQQTERLCAAEDARHAAVLERVRPREAAFSRSPDLSRRKRISLLDVPRLNWEYINKNQGRPESLDEEDHFWDKVLLAKTYAADRDRKPNWSSSFHRLSPVHPHIPSELRAIPLIDTPPPLLFLLLLLHPGEEPLACLCFLPEEQTGCW; encoded by the exons ATGAACCAACAAATATCAAAGACCTTCCGTTTTAGGAAGAGTTTATATAGTAATGGCGATTATGATGAT CAAACTGGTAGCCTATGTGGACAGGGGGTCTCAGATGAGTCCAGGGTCCTGAACACACAGAGGTCTCAGAGGGCCACATTGACCCAGCAGACGGAGAGGCTGTGCGCTGCAGAGGATGCGCGACACGCCGCTGTTCTGGAGAGAGTCAGACCTCGAGAAGCAGCTTTTTCCAGAAGTCCAGATCTCTCTCGGCGAAAGAGGATAAGCCTTCTCGATGTACCTCGTTTGAATTGGGAGTACATCAACAAAAACCAGGGCCGTCCTGAAAGTCTGGATGAGGAGGACCACTTTTGGGACAAGGTGCTTCTTGCCAAGACATATGCAGCAGACAGAGACAGGAAGCCAAACTGGTCTTCCTCTTTCCACCGCCTCAGCCCTGTTCACCCTCACATACCCAGTGAGCTGAGAGCCATTCCTCTGATAGATACACCCCCACCCCTCctcttcctgctgctgctcctccaCCCAGGAGAAGAGCCTCTCGCCTGCCTGTGTTTCCTGCCAGAGGAGCAG ACAGGGTGCTGGTGA
- the LOC117440305 gene encoding uncharacterized protein translates to MLLICIAPSPSRFSRPAPEHQLVRTGPSRTQVVPQHCDTMSRRRCFMRCERKLPLFGLPKEEELRKKWLQFIFISIPTQFNPNLSLCSQHFTDDCFMNHTQFVNGFSQRLHMKYGAVPTLFGDPGNPVPQPIIAPLARFHDVGCQTDAPQTMSVGTRVLILPKKVTVGTQLAWGTLKHRHVRSKGSQTTESSLRVGNETFSSHPDFHLPSTSIETPGLRPRKRPRLELEYDMEEEEEEEEEEDVWDPTREVKSEPKDAMYSPVGSAVTEGSETPPTYSDCKYIVFESCLKELFDTCPVCKRSCEVLRRRMGTFVAFTQLCQNCAYSRRWQSQPVVGSTPVGNLQISAATYFTGSCFSQLEKICKAMHLQIFPYDTFRKHARSFLEPAVVYKWKVDQHNLLQKLHQGGKVAVGGDMQTTGKKYGSYTLMHLESNRIVDLQLVQSNEVGGRIHMEKEGLKRCLGVLESNCLPVEYIVTDRRPQIQTFLSERNITQFYDVWHFEKDLSVKLKKLSQSKDCGVLKNWLRSIKNHVYWTAVSSTSGHEKVAKWTSLVNHVQNVHVHTDPIFPKCEHPVKVSRDESKYVKPGSIALNKLEKVLVNKTVVGDVEKLSHHNQTASLEAFHRLIQRFVPKNGVLPFMEMLCRLYLAVMHFNENANREVVYKVVILEDFKGECITKPVKTEPTHNYVDDLMRLVFDEVLEDPTPFVEELKTIPIPGERSSQQESPSNREEVPHNVSSQVMLGSQHANLLVQQTPGVSGIQPWFIILNAPS, encoded by the exons atgttactCATTTGCATAGCCCCATCCCCCTCACGCTTCTCTCGTCCTGCTCCCGAGCACCAGCTCGTCAGAACCGGACCGAGCAGAACCCAAGTGGTTCCTCAACACTGCGACACCATGTCGAGAAGACGCTGTTTCATGCGCTGCGAACGGAAACTCCCCTTGTTTGGACTACCGAAGGAAGAGGAGTTGAGGAAGAAATGGCTGCAATTCATTTTCATCAGTATTCCCACACAGTTCAACCCGAACCTATCATTGTGTTCCCAACATTTCACCGACGACTGCTTCATGAACCACACACAGTTCGTAAACGGATTTTCGCAACGTTTACACATGAAATACGGGGCagtgcctactttgtttggtgACCCTGGCAATCCGGTGCCACAACCT ATCATCGCACCTTTAGCCAGATTCCATGACGTAGGATGCCAGACTGACGCTCCacaaaccatgtcagtgggcaCGAGGGTTTTGATACTTCCAAAAAAGGTGACGGTCGGCACACAGCTGGCCTGGGGAACTCTGAAGCACAGGCACGTGAGAAGCAAAG GCAGCCAGACAACGGAGTCCTCTCTCAGAGTTGGCAACGAAACGTTTTCCAGTCACCCAGACTTCCATTTGCCCTCGACATCTATAGAGACACCAGGTTTGAGGCCAAGAAAGAGGCCTCGTCTTGAGTTGGAGTACgatatggaggaggaggaagaagaagaggaggaagaggatgtaTGGGACCCTACCAGAGAGGTCAAGAGTGAGCCTAAGGACGCAATGTACAGCCCTGTTGGCTCTGCCGTTACAGAGGGATCCGAAACGCC GCCCACGTACAGCGACTGCAAGTACATCGTTTTTGAGAGTTGCCTCAAAGAGCTGTTCGACACCTGTCCTGTATGTAAGAGGAGCTGTGAAGTCCTGCGGCGACGGATGGGGACGTTCGTGGCATTCACCCAGCTCTGCCAGAACTGCGCTTACTCCAGACGGTGGCAGAGCCAGCCTGTGGTCGGGAGCACCCCCGTTGGAAACCTCCAGATCTCAGCAGCCACATATTTCACCGGGTCATGCTTCTCCCAACTGGAAAAG ATATGCAAGGCCATGCATCTCCAGATCTTTCCATATGACACCTTCAGGAAGCATGCTAGGAGTTTCTTGGAGCCTGCTGTTGTCTACAAGTGGAAGGTGGATCAGCACAATCTCCTGCAGAAGCTACACCAGGGTGGAAAGGTCGCAGTTGGTGGAGATATGCAAACAACGG GGAAAAAGTATGGCAGCTACACTCTGATGCACCTGGAGAGCAACCGCATTGTGGACCTGCAGCTCGTTCAG AGCAATGAAGTAGGAGGTAGGATCCAcatggagaaggaggggctgaaGCGCTGCCTGGGTGTTCTGGAGTCTAACTGTTTGCCAGTGGAGTACATCGTGACAGACCGCCGTCCACAGATCCAGACGTTTCTGAGCGAACGCAACATCACACAGTTCTACGACGTGTGGCACTTTGAGAAAG ATTTGTCCGTGAAACTTAAAAAACTGTCGCAGAGCAAGGACTGTGGGGTGCTGAAGAACTGGCTGCGCAGCATCAAGAACCACGTCTACTGGACCGCAGTGTCCTCAACTTCAGGGCACGAGAAGGTGGCCAAGTGGACTTCACTGGTGAACCATGTGCAAAATGTCCACGTGCACACAGACCCCATCTTCCCCAAGTGTGAGCATCCTGTCAAAGTGTCCCGGGATGAAAGTAAATATGTCAAACCAG GTTCAATTGCACTCAACAAATTGGAAAAAGTCCTCGTTAACAAGACAGTAGTGGGGGATGTAGAGAAGCTGAGTCATCACAACCAGACTGCATCTCTGGAGGCCTTCCACAGACTCATCCAGCGCTTCGTGCCGAAGAATGGGGTTCTCCCTTTCATGGAGATGTTGTGCCG GTTGTACTTAGCAGTCATGCATTTTAATGAAAATGCAAACCGTGAAGTGGTCTACAAGGTCGTGATCCTCGAGGACTTCAAGGGCGAATGCATCACCAAGCCAGTGAAAACAGAGCCAACACACA ATTACGTGGACGACCTGATGAGGCTGGTGTTTGATGAGGTGCTGGAGGACCCAACTCCTTTCGTGGAGGAGCTAAAGACCATCCCCATCCCCGGGGAGCGCTCCTCGCAGCAGGAGAGTCCTTCGAACCGTGAAGAGGTTCCTCACAACGTCTCCAGCCAAGTGATGTTAGGAAGCCAGCATGCTAACCTGCTGGTACAGCAAACCCCCGGAGTATCGGGAATACAGCCCTGGTTTATCATCCTGAACGCCCCCAGCTGA
- the LOC139433061 gene encoding uncharacterized protein isoform X1 → MNQQISKTFRFRKSLYSNGDYDDQTGSLCGQGVSDESRVLNTQRSQRATLTQQTERLCAAEDARHAAVLERVRPREAAFSRSPDLSRRKRISLLDVPRLNWEYINKNQGRPESLDEEDHFWDKVLLAKTYAADRDRKPNWSSSFHRLSPVHPHIPSELRAIPLIDTPPPLLFLLLLLHPGEEPLACLCFLPEEQEDESTRISIQDR, encoded by the exons ATGAACCAACAAATATCAAAGACCTTCCGTTTTAGGAAGAGTTTATATAGTAATGGCGATTATGATGAT CAAACTGGTAGCCTATGTGGACAGGGGGTCTCAGATGAGTCCAGGGTCCTGAACACACAGAGGTCTCAGAGGGCCACATTGACCCAGCAGACGGAGAGGCTGTGCGCTGCAGAGGATGCGCGACACGCCGCTGTTCTGGAGAGAGTCAGACCTCGAGAAGCAGCTTTTTCCAGAAGTCCAGATCTCTCTCGGCGAAAGAGGATAAGCCTTCTCGATGTACCTCGTTTGAATTGGGAGTACATCAACAAAAACCAGGGCCGTCCTGAAAGTCTGGATGAGGAGGACCACTTTTGGGACAAGGTGCTTCTTGCCAAGACATATGCAGCAGACAGAGACAGGAAGCCAAACTGGTCTTCCTCTTTCCACCGCCTCAGCCCTGTTCACCCTCACATACCCAGTGAGCTGAGAGCCATTCCTCTGATAGATACACCCCCACCCCTCctcttcctgctgctgctcctccaCCCAGGAGAAGAGCCTCTCGCCTGCCTGTGTTTCCTGCCAGAGGAGCAG gaagatgaatccacgaggatatccatccaggaccgatga